The nucleotide sequence GGCCTTCGGGCTGTCGCCGGAGATCGGGATGCGCAGGCAGGCCGAGCGGTTGCGGGCCGAGTAGACCAGGTTGATCGGGGCCTCGTAGCCGGGCACCAGGCGGTGGTAGCTGTTGACCGTCGGGTTGGTGAAGGCCAGCAGCGACGGAGCGTGGGCCAGCAGGCCACCGATGTAGTGGCGGGCCATGTCGGACAGGCCCGCGTAGCCGGTCTCCGCGTGGAAGAGCGGCTGCCCGTCCTTCCAGAGGCTCTGGTGGCAGTGCATGCCCGAGCCGTTGTCGCCGAACAGCGGCTTGGGCATGAAGGTGGCGGTCTTGCCGGCGGCCCAGGCCGTGTTCTTGATGACGTACTTGAACAGCATCAGGCTGTCGGCCGAGCGCAGCAGCGTGTCGAACTTGTAGTTGATCTCGGCCTGACCGCCGGTGCCGACCTCGTGGTGGCCGCGCTCGAGCTCCAGGCCCGACCTGGTCAGGTTCAGCATCATGTCGGCGCGCAGGTCGCTCTGCTGGTCGTAGGGCTCGACCGGGAAGTAGCCGCCCTTGGGGCGCGCCTTGTAGCCGCGGTTGGGGCTGCCGTCGAGCTCGGTCCGAGCGCCGGAACGCCAGGAGCCCTCTTCGGAGTCGATGTGGTAGTAGCCCTCGTTGATCGAGGTGTCGTACCGCACCGAGTCGAACACGTAGAACTCCGCCTCGGGGCCGAAGTACGCGGTGTCGGCGATGCCGCTGGCGGCCAGGTAGGCCTCCGCCTTCTTCGCCACGTTCCGCGGGTCGCG is from Blastococcus sp. HT6-4 and encodes:
- the glnA gene encoding type I glutamate--ammonia ligase, whose product is MFTSPDEVAAYIRDNDVEFVDVRFCDLPGVMQHFTIPASTFGEDTFSDGLGFDGSSIRGFQAINESDMLLLPDANSAFVDPFRKHKTLNVNFFIHDPITREAYSRDPRNVAKKAEAYLAASGIADTAYFGPEAEFYVFDSVRYDTSINEGYYHIDSEEGSWRSGARTELDGSPNRGYKARPKGGYFPVEPYDQQSDLRADMMLNLTRSGLELERGHHEVGTGGQAEINYKFDTLLRSADSLMLFKYVIKNTAWAAGKTATFMPKPLFGDNGSGMHCHQSLWKDGQPLFHAETGYAGLSDMARHYIGGLLAHAPSLLAFTNPTVNSYHRLVPGYEAPINLVYSARNRSACLRIPISGDSPKAKRIEFRVPDPSANPYLAFSAMLMAGLDGVKNKIEPPAPVDKDLYELPPEEALGIEKVPASLDAALDNLETDHEYLIDGGVFTPDLIETWIEYKRENEIDPIRLRPHPHEFAMYYDI